In Lolium rigidum isolate FL_2022 chromosome 3, APGP_CSIRO_Lrig_0.1, whole genome shotgun sequence, the genomic window gcggcggcggccggtacACTGCCATCTGCATCAGCCTCCTCATGGCGGCCGGCTGGGCCGGCAGGAGCAGCTCGTGCACGCCGCTCCACCCTTCGCCGGCCCTCTTCAGGAACCCGCTGTCATCGGCCGCCGTCTTGAGCACGTCGGAGCTCGCGATGACCACGGGGCCGACTCTCCCGGCTCCCGCCTCGCGCGCTAGCCAGTACGCCACGAAACCGCCGTAGCTCGTCCCCGCCACGGCCACGCGCTTGCCCTTCAGCCCCTCCACCGAGTCCAGCAGCGCAGCGAGTGCCGCCGCCTGCGTGGcctccgacggcggcggcgacgtgggGGAGTCCCACGAGCTTCCGCCGAAGCCGAGCAGGTCCGGGACGATGATGTGGAACTGGCGGGACAGTGGGCCCACCTGGCAGCGCCACTGCCATGTGGCCCGAGGGCCGAAGCCGTGGATGAGCAGAAGTGGCGGGAGCTTCGGCTCGCCCGGCGAGGCCCAGTAGTGCACGGTGCACGTCGACGACGAGTTGCCGCCGTCGGGGTAGGGGAGTGTGACTGAATGGGGCCGGAGGCCGGCGGCTAGGAACTCGCGACGGGCGAAGTAGTCGATGGCCGGCACGAGGCTGAG contains:
- the LOC124696553 gene encoding lipase 1-like, translated to MGASLSLVPAIDYFARREFLAAGLRPHSVTLPYPDGGNSSSTCTVHYWASPGEPKLPPLLLIHGFGPRATWQWRCQVGPLSRQFHIIVPDLLGFGGSSWDSPTSPPPSEATQAAALAALLDSVEGLKGKRVAVAGTSYGGFVAYWLAREAGAGRVGPVVIASSDVLKTAADDSGFLKRAGEGWSGVHELLLPAQPAAMRRLMQMAVYRPPPPMMTPDFVLRDFIQKLFTDNREQLIHLFKGITVGTDKFQVTPLSQEVLIVWGEHDQLFPVEKAFAIQRALDGKARVEIIKKTGHAPQLEDPASFNKIVLDFLLAADKPADPSINGSSL